The following coding sequences are from one Wenzhouxiangella sp. AB-CW3 window:
- a CDS encoding sensor histidine kinase has product MPLGRLFTGGIRTKLVKVFVLQIMAISVATVLGVYAAAWVVERVLVKEALNGEANHFWSHYEADPGFALPNTNNLKGYLAPGGDEAGVPEWLQGQEPGFRRVDEGPDSEPVIHVSDRNGDRLYLVFDEVQVSQLAFYFGVAPLTGVLLLIYILTWLGYMMSRRAVSTVVQLAEAVRNYDFRKGRLEELNPEDFEAGNDTETLALINAFNQFIHRLEWFIQRERNFTRNASHELRTPLAVLRANLDLLTRKQAGDSPDAPTLQRMARTVRDMEGLVETLLILARESESRLNWSSVVINDLVAEVLDQVQRAVDRPRVEAGVQATGLMEIEAPERVLAIIFTNLLRNALSYTTEGRVQVLIDRNGVTVQDTGCGMSEADLERMFEPFYRGHDRSNEGYGLGLSIVRRLCHRFGWKIHADSELGAGTEIRIEFPQATFKPFGGR; this is encoded by the coding sequence ATGCCTCTTGGACGTCTCTTTACCGGTGGAATCCGGACCAAGCTGGTCAAGGTCTTTGTGCTTCAGATCATGGCCATCAGTGTTGCCACGGTACTGGGCGTCTATGCGGCAGCCTGGGTGGTCGAGCGGGTGCTGGTCAAGGAGGCGCTCAACGGTGAGGCCAACCATTTCTGGAGCCATTACGAAGCCGACCCCGGATTCGCCCTGCCCAACACCAATAACCTGAAAGGATACCTCGCGCCCGGCGGTGATGAAGCCGGAGTGCCGGAGTGGTTGCAGGGGCAGGAGCCCGGTTTCCGGCGCGTGGACGAGGGGCCGGATTCCGAACCGGTCATCCACGTCAGCGATCGCAACGGCGATCGCCTTTACCTGGTCTTCGACGAAGTGCAGGTATCGCAACTGGCCTTTTACTTCGGGGTGGCTCCGCTGACCGGGGTGCTGTTGCTGATCTATATTCTGACCTGGCTTGGATACATGATGTCGAGGCGTGCCGTATCCACGGTGGTTCAGCTCGCTGAGGCGGTGCGCAACTACGATTTCCGCAAGGGCCGACTCGAGGAACTGAACCCTGAAGATTTCGAAGCCGGAAACGATACCGAAACCCTGGCGCTGATCAATGCCTTCAACCAGTTCATTCATCGTCTGGAATGGTTCATTCAGCGCGAGCGCAACTTCACCCGCAACGCCAGTCATGAGCTGAGGACGCCGCTGGCAGTCTTGCGTGCCAACCTCGATCTGCTTACCCGGAAGCAAGCGGGAGACTCGCCTGACGCTCCGACGTTGCAGCGTATGGCGCGGACCGTGCGAGACATGGAGGGGTTGGTCGAAACCTTGCTGATATTGGCGCGCGAGAGCGAATCGCGGCTCAACTGGTCGTCGGTGGTGATCAACGACCTGGTGGCTGAAGTGCTTGACCAGGTCCAGCGTGCAGTGGATCGGCCGCGGGTCGAAGCCGGGGTGCAGGCTACCGGTCTCATGGAGATCGAGGCCCCGGAGCGCGTACTGGCCATCATCTTCACCAACCTGCTGCGCAACGCCCTGAGCTATACCACCGAAGGCAGGGTACAGGTATTGATCGATCGCAATGGCGTGACCGTGCAGGACACGGGTTGCGGCATGAGCGAGGCCGACCTGGAGCGTATGTTCGAGCCGTTCTACCGCGGCCATGATCGCTCCAATGAAGGCTACGGTCTGGGTCTGTCCATTGTTCGACGGCTTTGCCATCGCTTCGGCTGGAAGATCCATGCCGACAGCGAGCTGGGGGCCGGGACCGAGATCCGCATCGAGTTCCCGCAGGCGACCTTCAAGCCCTTCGGCGGCCGGTAA
- a CDS encoding mevalonate kinase produces the protein MPLKAGAPGKAVLLGEYAVLDGAPALSLAVDRRARVDLEASSGVGRIEAPQLDIEPIAFEIGAHGALSWSGAENSLAAFRRTAAILEHLVAHAWRRYGGVEPFKLRIDTGGLFHGGIKLGLGSSAASVVALDAAITAHASRRRGRESPEQVLERLLPVYRSSQGGHGSGIDLATSLYGGAIAYRLAGPRPVVQPVALPEGLHLMFIWTGQAASTPDLVAAWFRFLRRHPDDARELVNAMRRVCHEGLEAQQAGDAGELVRQIGEYGRVLGTMGDCAGIPVVTAAHRRAMDLALEHGAVCKPCGAGGGDLAVAAATSPQALASLADALRGTGLDAFSLAAGKDGSRVTEA, from the coding sequence ATGCCTCTGAAAGCCGGTGCGCCGGGCAAGGCGGTACTGCTCGGAGAGTACGCGGTGCTCGATGGTGCGCCAGCACTGTCCCTGGCGGTGGATCGCCGTGCGCGGGTGGACCTGGAGGCGAGCTCCGGGGTGGGTCGCATCGAAGCGCCTCAGCTTGATATCGAGCCCATTGCATTCGAGATTGGCGCCCATGGCGCCCTGAGCTGGTCGGGCGCCGAGAACAGCCTGGCCGCGTTCCGGAGAACCGCGGCCATTCTGGAACACCTGGTTGCCCATGCCTGGCGCCGATACGGTGGAGTTGAGCCATTCAAGCTGCGCATTGATACAGGCGGGCTGTTTCACGGCGGTATCAAGCTGGGTCTGGGCTCGAGCGCGGCATCGGTCGTGGCCCTGGATGCGGCCATCACCGCACATGCCAGCCGCCGTCGTGGCCGTGAATCGCCCGAACAGGTGCTCGAGCGGCTGCTCCCCGTTTACCGCAGCAGCCAGGGTGGGCATGGCAGCGGCATTGATCTGGCCACCAGTCTTTACGGTGGGGCGATTGCCTATCGCCTGGCCGGCCCTCGGCCGGTCGTGCAGCCCGTGGCCCTGCCGGAGGGGCTGCACCTGATGTTCATCTGGACCGGTCAGGCGGCCTCCACGCCTGATCTGGTCGCGGCCTGGTTTCGTTTCCTCAGGCGTCACCCGGACGATGCCCGCGAGCTCGTCAATGCGATGCGGCGGGTATGCCATGAAGGACTGGAAGCGCAGCAGGCCGGCGATGCGGGTGAACTGGTCCGGCAGATCGGCGAGTACGGGCGTGTTCTGGGTACAATGGGCGATTGCGCCGGAATCCCGGTGGTTACTGCTGCGCATCGCCGGGCCATGGACCTGGCGCTTGAGCATGGTGCCGTGTGCAAGCCCTGTGGGGCCGGCGGCGGCGACCTGGCTGTGGCGGCCGCCACTTCCCCGCAGGCCCTGGCCAGCCTGGCCGATGCACTGCGCGGGACCGGACTGGATGCATTTTCGCTGGCTGCCGGCAAGGATGGCAGCCGGGTGACCGAGGCCTGA
- a CDS encoding hydroxymethylglutaryl-CoA reductase, degradative: MERSRIPQFYKMSVPERVRTVHDRGLLGPEDYQVLKSGRHTLSVQLADKMIENVIGVMGLPVGLGLNFLINDKEYVVPLVVEEPSIVAALGSAAKLARSAGGFTVESTEPRLIGQIQIVDVADPARAKATLLQRKDEILNLANSLHPKMIARGGGAKDLEVYIHPSQGIGGDMVVAHLLVDTCDAMGANLVNTMCEGVASLVENMADGRVFLRILSNLTDRALVRAKVRIPVSLLTGKGFDGEQVRDGIIVANDFARVDPYRAATHNKGIMNGVDAVALATGNDWRAIEAGAHAYAARGGRYTSLTSWTCADNGDLLGELEIPLKVGTVGGPLQTNPTVALNLRMLGVESARELAEVMGAVGLAQNFSAIRALVTEGIQQGHMTLHARSVATAAGVPPELFDTVVERLIASGEIKVWKAADIMREVAEQSASSIRAVSRTEEQETLEGERLGAGHGKIILLGEHAVVYGRRAIAAPIPLAIQARVEDAPEGVELIIPRWGIEQRLDFKAKRPPSFAKSMARVLSALDLENRGMRIEVFPNVPRAMGLGGSAALAVAVIRAIDLHFRLGLDDERINELAFECEKVAHGTPSGLDNTLATYGEFTLFRRGEDACREIIEVSQPLPIVIGMSRTESLTARTVARVREAWQRNPDLYDRIFDEIDTLAGQGLEALKSGDYETLGELMNVCQGLLNAMQVSSWELEELIQVARNHGAVGAKLTGGGGGGSIIALCPDDSARVARAIREAGYHALEVSIGQT; the protein is encoded by the coding sequence ATGGAACGATCACGCATACCGCAGTTCTACAAAATGTCCGTGCCGGAGCGAGTGCGCACGGTGCATGACCGTGGATTGCTGGGACCCGAGGACTACCAGGTCCTGAAGTCCGGTCGGCACACGCTGTCGGTGCAGCTGGCCGACAAGATGATCGAGAATGTCATCGGCGTGATGGGCCTGCCGGTCGGTCTCGGGCTGAACTTCCTGATCAACGACAAGGAATACGTGGTTCCCCTGGTGGTCGAAGAGCCGTCCATCGTGGCCGCGCTCGGCTCGGCGGCCAAGCTGGCGCGCTCGGCTGGAGGGTTCACGGTCGAAAGCACCGAACCCCGCCTGATCGGCCAGATCCAGATCGTCGATGTCGCTGATCCGGCCCGGGCAAAAGCCACCCTGCTGCAGCGCAAGGACGAGATTCTCAACCTTGCCAACAGCCTTCACCCGAAGATGATTGCCCGCGGCGGCGGGGCCAAGGACCTGGAAGTCTACATTCATCCCTCGCAGGGCATTGGCGGTGACATGGTCGTTGCCCATCTGCTGGTCGATACCTGCGATGCGATGGGCGCCAACCTGGTCAATACCATGTGCGAGGGCGTTGCCTCGCTGGTCGAAAACATGGCCGACGGGCGGGTTTTCCTCCGGATTCTGTCAAACTTGACCGACCGCGCACTGGTGCGGGCGAAGGTGCGGATTCCCGTGAGCCTGCTGACCGGCAAGGGCTTTGATGGCGAGCAGGTGCGCGACGGCATCATCGTGGCCAACGATTTCGCCCGCGTTGACCCCTACCGGGCCGCCACCCACAACAAGGGCATCATGAACGGCGTGGATGCGGTCGCCCTGGCCACCGGCAATGACTGGCGGGCCATCGAGGCCGGCGCCCATGCCTATGCCGCCCGGGGCGGCCGATACACCTCGCTGACCAGCTGGACCTGTGCCGACAACGGCGACCTGCTCGGAGAGCTTGAGATTCCACTCAAGGTCGGTACCGTGGGCGGCCCGCTGCAGACCAACCCGACCGTGGCGCTGAACCTGCGCATGCTGGGCGTCGAGAGTGCTCGCGAGCTTGCGGAAGTCATGGGAGCGGTGGGGCTGGCCCAGAATTTCTCGGCCATCCGTGCACTGGTCACCGAAGGCATTCAGCAGGGACACATGACGCTGCATGCACGGTCCGTGGCCACCGCTGCCGGGGTGCCGCCCGAGCTGTTCGATACGGTGGTCGAGCGCCTGATTGCCTCGGGCGAGATCAAGGTCTGGAAGGCCGCGGACATCATGCGCGAAGTCGCCGAGCAGAGTGCATCCTCGATTCGTGCCGTGTCCCGGACTGAAGAACAGGAGACGCTGGAAGGCGAACGACTGGGTGCCGGTCACGGCAAGATCATCCTGCTCGGCGAACATGCCGTGGTCTATGGTCGCCGGGCCATTGCCGCGCCCATCCCACTGGCCATTCAGGCCCGGGTCGAAGATGCGCCGGAAGGCGTGGAGCTGATCATCCCGCGCTGGGGGATCGAGCAGCGGCTGGACTTCAAGGCCAAGCGACCGCCATCGTTTGCCAAGTCCATGGCGCGTGTGCTGTCGGCACTGGATCTCGAGAATCGCGGCATGCGTATCGAGGTGTTCCCCAATGTGCCGCGCGCGATGGGGCTGGGCGGTTCGGCCGCGTTGGCCGTGGCTGTCATCCGCGCCATCGACCTGCATTTCCGCCTCGGGCTGGATGATGAGCGCATCAACGAGCTGGCCTTTGAGTGCGAGAAGGTGGCGCATGGAACGCCTTCGGGGCTGGACAATACCCTGGCAACCTACGGTGAGTTCACGCTCTTTCGCCGCGGCGAGGACGCCTGCCGGGAAATCATCGAGGTCAGTCAGCCGCTGCCGATCGTGATCGGCATGAGTCGGACTGAAAGTCTCACAGCGCGTACCGTGGCCAGGGTCCGCGAGGCCTGGCAGCGCAATCCCGATCTTTACGATCGCATTTTTGATGAAATCGATACCCTGGCCGGCCAGGGACTGGAAGCGCTCAAGAGCGGTGACTACGAAACCCTGGGCGAGCTGATGAACGTCTGCCAGGGGCTGCTGAACGCCATGCAGGTTTCGAGCTGGGAGCTGGAAGAGCTGATCCAGGTGGCCCGCAACCATGGTGCGGTGGGCGCGAAATTGACCGGAGGTGGGGGCGGTGGATCAATCATTGCCCTGTGCCCCGATGACAGTGCCCGGGTGGCTCGGGCCATCCGCGAGGCGGGTTATCACGCCCTGGAGGTGTCCATTGGCCAGACTTGA
- the rho gene encoding transcription termination factor Rho has product MNLTELKRKSAKELVDMADELGIENIGRSRKHDVIFAILKAKAKKKEAIYGDGVLEILQDGFGFLRSAEASYMAGPDDIYVSPSQIRRFNLRTGDYISGKIRPPKQSERYFALLKVEELNYDKPEAAKNKILFENLTPEFPREQLELERGNGSTEDITGRIIDLIAPIGKGQRGLVVSPPKAGKTMMLQNIATAIRANNPETHMIILLIDERPEEVTEMERSVDAEVISSTFDEPATRHVQVADMVIERAKRLVEHKKDVIILLDSITRLARAYNTVVPSSGKVLTGGVDANALQRPKRFFGAARNITDGASLTIIATALVDTGSKMDEVIYEEFKGTGNMEVHLSRRIAEKRVYPAIDINRSGTRREELMIDNDELQKTWILRRILHPMDEIQAIEFMLDKLKVTKTNEEFFNYMKR; this is encoded by the coding sequence ATGAACCTGACCGAACTAAAAAGAAAATCCGCCAAGGAACTGGTCGATATGGCCGATGAGCTCGGCATCGAGAATATCGGCCGCTCGCGCAAACACGATGTCATCTTTGCCATCCTCAAGGCAAAGGCCAAGAAAAAGGAAGCCATTTACGGTGACGGCGTACTGGAGATCCTTCAGGACGGCTTCGGCTTCCTGCGCTCCGCCGAGGCCTCCTACATGGCCGGCCCGGACGACATCTATGTCTCACCGTCCCAGATTCGCCGCTTCAACCTGCGCACCGGCGACTACATTTCCGGCAAGATCCGCCCGCCCAAGCAATCCGAGCGCTATTTCGCCCTGCTCAAGGTCGAAGAACTCAATTACGACAAGCCGGAAGCCGCCAAGAACAAGATCCTGTTCGAGAACCTGACCCCGGAGTTTCCGCGCGAGCAGCTCGAACTGGAGCGCGGCAATGGTTCAACCGAGGACATCACCGGGCGCATCATCGACCTGATCGCACCCATCGGCAAGGGCCAGCGCGGCCTGGTGGTCAGCCCGCCCAAGGCCGGCAAGACGATGATGCTGCAGAACATCGCCACGGCGATCCGGGCCAACAACCCGGAAACGCACATGATCATCCTGCTGATCGACGAGCGTCCCGAGGAAGTCACCGAAATGGAGCGCAGCGTCGATGCCGAAGTCATCTCGTCGACCTTCGACGAGCCGGCCACCCGCCACGTGCAGGTCGCCGACATGGTCATCGAGCGCGCCAAGCGCCTGGTCGAGCACAAAAAGGACGTCATTATCCTCCTTGACTCCATCACTCGCCTGGCTCGCGCCTACAACACGGTGGTGCCGTCATCGGGCAAGGTGCTCACCGGTGGTGTGGATGCCAACGCCCTGCAGCGTCCCAAGCGCTTTTTCGGCGCCGCCCGCAACATCACCGATGGCGCCAGCCTGACCATCATTGCCACCGCCCTGGTCGACACCGGCTCGAAGATGGACGAAGTCATCTACGAGGAATTCAAGGGCACCGGCAACATGGAAGTTCATCTCAGTCGCCGAATCGCCGAAAAGCGCGTCTACCCGGCCATCGACATCAATCGCTCCGGCACCCGCCGCGAGGAACTGATGATCGACAACGACGAACTGCAAAAGACCTGGATCCTGCGTCGCATTCTCCACCCCATGGATGAAATCCAGGCCATCGAGTTCATGCTCGACAAACTGAAGGTGACGAAGACGAACGAGGAATTCTTTAATTACATGAAACGCTGA
- the idi gene encoding isopentenyl-diphosphate Delta-isomerase gives MARLDQAGPARIVSSDSEELILVDEHDRELGTLSKGDCHDGDGVLHRAFSVFLFDPQGRLLIQQRAADKRLWPLYWANSCCSHPRAGEHMDEATRRRVEEELGVAAELEFVYKFQYHARYGELGSEHELCWVYTGRTTVSEVRPNPAEIADWKFLSPVDVDELVADEQAPVAPWFRMEWRELRERHWERIARLTDAGR, from the coding sequence TTGGCCAGACTTGATCAGGCCGGTCCGGCCCGGATCGTGTCTTCCGACAGCGAGGAGCTGATACTTGTCGATGAGCACGACCGCGAACTCGGCACGCTGTCGAAAGGAGACTGCCATGATGGCGACGGTGTCCTGCATCGCGCCTTTTCGGTATTCCTGTTTGACCCTCAGGGCCGTCTGCTCATCCAGCAACGCGCCGCCGACAAGCGACTGTGGCCGCTGTACTGGGCCAACAGTTGCTGTTCGCATCCGCGTGCCGGCGAGCACATGGATGAAGCCACCCGGCGGCGGGTCGAGGAAGAGCTGGGTGTGGCGGCCGAACTGGAGTTCGTCTACAAGTTCCAGTACCACGCTCGCTACGGCGAGCTGGGTTCGGAGCACGAGCTGTGCTGGGTCTACACGGGCCGCACCACCGTCAGCGAGGTCCGCCCCAACCCCGCCGAGATTGCCGACTGGAAATTTCTCTCACCCGTGGATGTTGACGAGCTGGTCGCCGACGAGCAGGCGCCGGTCGCGCCATGGTTTCGGATGGAGTGGCGTGAGCTGCGGGAGCGGCACTGGGAGCGCATTGCCAGGCTGACTGATGCGGGGCGGTGA
- a CDS encoding response regulator transcription factor, producing MSDSPNATILLVEDHDDLAATIGAYLEASGYACDYAADGAIALNLLEENEYDAVVLDLMLPRISGIRVAIRMRERGDGTPILMLTARDQLDDKVEGFEAGADDYLVKPFESEELLVRLKALIRRARGETGEGQLKVGDLVFDPRLMRVERAGQRINLSPTAVRILKVLMRESPRVVSREQIENELWGDTLPDSDTLRSHMYNLRKGIDRPFDTKLLHTIQGMGFKLATPEDA from the coding sequence ATGTCCGACAGTCCCAACGCCACCATCCTGCTGGTGGAGGATCATGATGATCTCGCCGCCACCATCGGCGCCTACCTGGAAGCTTCCGGCTACGCCTGCGACTATGCCGCCGACGGCGCCATCGCTCTGAATTTGCTGGAAGAAAACGAATACGACGCCGTTGTGCTGGATCTCATGCTGCCCCGGATCAGCGGGATACGGGTGGCGATACGCATGCGCGAGCGCGGTGACGGCACACCGATTCTGATGCTGACCGCGCGTGATCAGCTCGACGACAAGGTCGAGGGCTTCGAGGCCGGTGCCGACGACTACCTGGTCAAGCCCTTCGAGTCCGAAGAACTGCTGGTACGCCTGAAAGCATTGATACGGCGCGCCCGAGGCGAAACCGGCGAGGGCCAGCTCAAGGTCGGCGACCTGGTGTTCGACCCGCGCCTGATGCGAGTTGAGCGCGCCGGTCAGCGCATCAACCTGTCACCCACCGCGGTTCGCATTCTGAAAGTACTGATGCGCGAGTCGCCGCGAGTGGTCAGTCGCGAGCAGATCGAAAACGAGCTGTGGGGCGATACCCTGCCTGACTCCGACACGCTCAGAAGCCACATGTACAACCTCAGGAAAGGCATTGATCGCCCGTTCGACACCAAGCTGCTGCATACCATTCAGGGGATGGGGTTCAAGCTGGCGACGCCGGAGGATGCCTGA
- the mvaD gene encoding diphosphomevalonate decarboxylase: MSLQPATARAGANIALVKYWGKRDSGLNLPAAGSISITLAELETQTTVAPMADLSDDRLELDGQSADPARIRPVLDRFRARSGVDARCRVETRNNFPTGAGLASSASGFAALVTAADAAFATGLDERGLSIEARLGSGSAARSIFGGFVEMASGTRVDGSDAHASALADAPHWPLEVVVAITTRQAKAVASTEGMNHTMSTSPYYPAWLSGMDADLEQARNAIARRDFEQLVAVTESSALKMHASALAAQPGILYWHAATVACLHEIRSMRLAGTGVCFTVDAGPQVKAVCLPGQGKRVARRLADIDGVEQVVQARLGPGAEVVS, from the coding sequence ATGTCTCTTCAACCTGCCACTGCCCGGGCCGGCGCCAATATCGCCCTGGTCAAGTACTGGGGAAAGCGTGATTCCGGCCTGAATCTGCCGGCAGCCGGCTCGATCTCGATCACCCTGGCCGAGCTGGAAACGCAGACCACCGTGGCGCCGATGGCCGATCTGAGCGATGACCGGCTGGAACTCGACGGCCAGTCCGCTGATCCCGCGCGTATTCGACCGGTGCTCGACCGGTTTCGTGCTCGCTCGGGCGTGGATGCAAGGTGCCGGGTGGAAACGCGGAACAATTTCCCCACCGGCGCCGGCCTGGCTTCCTCTGCATCCGGTTTTGCCGCCTTGGTGACGGCCGCCGATGCCGCCTTCGCGACCGGACTGGATGAACGGGGACTGTCCATCGAGGCCCGGCTGGGCTCGGGCTCGGCCGCCCGCTCGATCTTTGGGGGCTTTGTCGAGATGGCTTCCGGTACCCGCGTCGATGGATCGGATGCCCATGCCAGCGCGCTGGCGGACGCTCCGCACTGGCCGCTGGAGGTGGTGGTGGCCATCACCACCCGCCAGGCCAAGGCGGTGGCTTCGACCGAGGGTATGAATCACACCATGTCGACCTCACCGTATTACCCGGCCTGGTTGAGTGGCATGGATGCGGATCTGGAGCAGGCCCGAAACGCGATCGCCCGACGGGATTTTGAGCAGCTCGTGGCCGTGACCGAATCCAGTGCCCTGAAGATGCACGCCTCGGCCCTGGCGGCTCAGCCCGGTATCCTTTACTGGCACGCTGCCACCGTGGCCTGTCTGCACGAAATTCGGTCGATGCGCCTGGCCGGCACCGGCGTGTGCTTTACCGTGGATGCCGGGCCGCAGGTCAAGGCCGTCTGTCTGCCGGGACAGGGCAAGCGGGTGGCCCGGCGTTTGGCTGACATCGATGGCGTTGAGCAGGTGGTGCAGGCCCGCCTGGGTCCGGGTGCGGAGGTTGTGTCCTGA